One window of Legionella pneumophila subsp. pneumophila str. Philadelphia 1 genomic DNA carries:
- a CDS encoding HAD family hydrolase, which produces MSSAYQLVIFDWEGTIADTLGVILHTVATEAKMLGFGDIDPYQARKYVDLGLVQAVKKTLPNLTAGQQEDLLQAVQSAMISRPTEVRLIPGVLEFIQQLHQAKVDLAIATNKGHNSLIRALQATELDQLFKVTRSAGQVPAKPCPQMLEEIMEEFGRDPSSTLMIGDSTTDMEMAKRINVNAIGMDFYHQQEDALKAAGALAVFDDYKLLSAYLMLPEA; this is translated from the coding sequence ATGAGTAGTGCATATCAATTAGTAATTTTTGATTGGGAAGGCACGATTGCTGATACATTGGGAGTTATTTTACATACTGTTGCTACTGAAGCTAAAATGTTGGGCTTTGGTGATATTGACCCATATCAAGCAAGAAAATATGTAGACTTAGGATTGGTTCAGGCAGTAAAAAAAACATTGCCCAATCTAACTGCCGGGCAGCAGGAAGATCTGTTACAGGCGGTGCAATCCGCAATGATTTCACGGCCAACAGAAGTGCGTTTAATACCTGGAGTATTAGAATTTATCCAACAACTTCATCAAGCAAAGGTCGATTTGGCCATCGCGACAAATAAAGGCCACAATTCTCTAATCCGTGCTCTGCAGGCAACTGAGCTTGATCAATTGTTTAAAGTGACACGCTCTGCTGGACAAGTACCGGCAAAACCTTGTCCGCAAATGCTTGAGGAAATCATGGAGGAATTCGGGAGAGATCCTTCATCAACTTTGATGATAGGTGATTCTACAACGGATATGGAAATGGCAAAAAGAATCAATGTTAATGCTATAGGCATGGATTTTTACCATCAGCAAGAGGATGCGCTTAAGGCAGCAGGTGCTTTGGCTGTATTTGATGATTATAAGCTATTGTCAGCTTATCTGATGTTGCCGGAAGCATAA
- the hppD gene encoding 4-hydroxyphenylpyruvate dioxygenase: MQNNNPCGLDGFAFLEFSGPDRNKLHQQFSEMGFQAVAHHKNQDITLFKQGEIQFIVNAASHCQAEAHASTHGPGACAMGFKVKDAKAAFQHAIAHGGIAFQDAPHANHGLPAIQAIGGSVIYFVDEEHQPFSHEWNITSPEPVVGNGLTAIDHLTHNVYRGNMDKWASFYASIFNFQEIRFFNIKGKMTGLVSRALGSPCGKIKIPLNESKDDLSQIEEFLHEYHGEGIQHIALNTNDIYKTVNGLRKQGVKFLDVPDTYYEMINDRLPWHKEPLNQLHAEKILIDGEADPKDGLLLQIFTENIFGPVFFEIIQRKGNQGFGEGNFQALFEAIERDQVRRGTLKELS, translated from the coding sequence ATGCAAAATAACAACCCCTGCGGATTAGATGGCTTTGCCTTTTTAGAGTTTTCAGGCCCTGATAGGAATAAATTACATCAGCAATTTTCTGAGATGGGGTTTCAGGCTGTTGCCCACCATAAAAATCAAGACATTACTCTTTTCAAACAAGGGGAAATACAATTTATAGTGAATGCGGCCTCCCATTGTCAGGCAGAAGCGCATGCTTCAACTCATGGTCCAGGCGCTTGTGCAATGGGCTTTAAAGTAAAAGATGCCAAAGCCGCTTTTCAACACGCTATCGCGCATGGCGGTATAGCATTTCAGGATGCACCTCATGCCAATCACGGCTTGCCAGCCATCCAGGCTATTGGTGGTAGTGTTATTTATTTTGTCGATGAAGAACACCAACCCTTCTCTCATGAATGGAATATTACCTCACCAGAACCCGTAGTTGGAAATGGTCTGACAGCAATCGACCATCTCACCCATAACGTTTATCGCGGTAATATGGATAAATGGGCCAGTTTCTATGCTTCCATTTTTAACTTCCAGGAAATTCGTTTTTTCAATATCAAAGGAAAAATGACAGGTTTGGTTAGTCGAGCATTAGGTAGCCCTTGTGGCAAAATCAAAATTCCTTTAAACGAATCCAAAGATGATTTATCACAAATTGAAGAGTTTCTTCATGAATATCATGGCGAGGGCATTCAACACATCGCTCTCAATACCAATGATATTTATAAAACAGTCAACGGCTTAAGAAAACAAGGGGTCAAATTCCTGGATGTGCCAGATACTTACTATGAGATGATTAATGACCGCCTCCCATGGCACAAGGAGCCACTGAATCAACTCCATGCTGAGAAAATTTTAATTGATGGAGAAGCAGATCCCAAAGACGGCTTGTTACTGCAAATATTTACTGAAAACATATTTGGACCAGTCTTTTTTGAAATTATTCAACGCAAAGGCAATCAGGGGTTTGGTGAAGGGAATTTCCAGGCTCTATTCGAAGCTATTGAAAGAGATCAAGTTCGACGTGGTACTTTAAAAGAATTAAGCTAG
- the lolD gene encoding lipoprotein-releasing ABC transporter ATP-binding protein LolD: protein MNDIILTSQKLYKSYHDGTSTVEVLKGVDLAITKGDRIAIIGPSGSGKSTLLHLLGGLDKPTSGLITLGNVNWQKINEKQRCQLRNQQLGFVYQFHHLLPEFTALENVMMPLLLAGMAVKDAEEKAINMLEHVGLKPRLAHKPAQLSGGERQRVAIARALVHQPHCVLADEPTGNLDEATASKVFDLMLELNKKMNTALVIVTHDQRIAERMDRVLVLHEGSLYARE, encoded by the coding sequence ATGAATGACATCATTTTAACCAGTCAAAAACTGTATAAGTCCTACCATGATGGCACTTCAACAGTTGAGGTGTTAAAAGGAGTGGACTTGGCCATAACAAAAGGGGACAGGATCGCTATTATCGGGCCATCAGGTTCTGGAAAAAGTACCCTTTTGCATTTGTTGGGGGGGCTGGATAAACCAACCAGCGGCCTGATTACTCTTGGCAATGTCAATTGGCAAAAAATAAATGAAAAACAACGTTGTCAATTGCGCAATCAACAATTAGGATTTGTTTATCAATTCCACCATTTGTTACCCGAGTTTACGGCACTTGAAAATGTGATGATGCCGTTATTACTGGCGGGTATGGCTGTGAAAGATGCGGAAGAAAAAGCCATTAATATGCTGGAACATGTAGGGCTTAAACCACGATTAGCGCATAAGCCTGCTCAGTTGTCTGGAGGAGAAAGGCAAAGGGTTGCCATAGCGAGAGCCTTGGTGCATCAGCCACATTGTGTTCTGGCTGATGAGCCGACTGGAAATTTGGATGAGGCAACGGCCAGTAAAGTTTTTGATTTGATGTTGGAACTTAATAAAAAAATGAATACAGCCCTGGTTATAGTAACTCATGATCAACGGATTGCAGAACGTATGGATAGAGTACTTGTTTTGCATGAAGGCAGTTTGTATGCGAGAGAATAA
- the asnS gene encoding asparagine--tRNA ligase, producing MTEVFTIKQCLDGEISIDETVTVRGWVKTRRDSKAGLSFISLHDGSCFSPIQIVATDQLSNYHKEVTKLTAGCSMIATGKLVASQGKGQFFEIQAESIEVVGWVENPDTYPIQAKRHTLEFLREVAHLRPRTNTISAVTRVRHSLAQAIHRFYHEQGFFWVHTPIITASDCEGAGEMFRVSTLDLLNIPKNDKGQIDFSKDFFGRETFLTVSGQLNVEAYCMAMSKVYTFGPTFRAENSNTSRHLAEFWMIEPEIAFANLEDICKLSQNMLRYLCKTVLEERADDMDFFNQFVAPGCIERMEHIADSEFEIMTYTDAIKALEASDQKFEFPVSWGLDLQSEHERYLAEVLCKKPVIVTNYPQEIKGFYMRLNDDGKTVAAMDVLAPGIGEIIGGSQREERLEILDRRMDECNLNKEHYQWYRDLRRYGTVPHAGFGLGFERLISYVTGVSNVRDVIPFPRTPGHADY from the coding sequence ATGACAGAAGTCTTTACTATAAAACAATGTCTCGACGGCGAAATCAGTATTGATGAAACCGTTACGGTAAGAGGATGGGTGAAAACTCGAAGAGATTCAAAAGCTGGCTTGTCTTTCATCAGCCTTCATGATGGCTCTTGCTTTTCTCCCATACAAATCGTCGCTACCGATCAGTTATCCAACTACCACAAAGAAGTAACAAAATTAACTGCTGGCTGTTCAATGATAGCGACTGGAAAATTGGTAGCATCACAAGGAAAAGGGCAATTTTTTGAAATCCAGGCCGAATCTATTGAAGTGGTGGGATGGGTTGAAAACCCAGACACATACCCTATTCAAGCCAAACGCCATACTCTTGAGTTTTTAAGAGAAGTGGCTCATCTGCGCCCCAGAACCAATACCATAAGCGCTGTCACCAGAGTACGTCATTCTTTGGCGCAAGCCATTCATCGTTTTTATCACGAACAAGGCTTTTTTTGGGTGCATACACCGATCATTACTGCCAGCGACTGTGAAGGAGCAGGAGAAATGTTCAGAGTATCTACTCTGGATTTATTAAATATCCCTAAGAATGATAAAGGACAAATCGATTTCAGTAAGGATTTTTTTGGCAGAGAAACGTTCTTAACTGTTTCTGGCCAACTAAATGTCGAAGCTTATTGTATGGCCATGTCTAAGGTCTACACTTTTGGACCAACATTTCGGGCTGAAAATTCGAATACAAGCCGACATTTGGCTGAATTCTGGATGATCGAACCAGAAATCGCTTTTGCAAATCTGGAAGACATTTGTAAACTCAGCCAAAATATGCTGCGTTATCTCTGTAAAACGGTTCTTGAAGAGCGTGCCGATGATATGGACTTTTTCAATCAATTTGTCGCCCCAGGTTGTATAGAACGTATGGAACATATTGCGGATTCTGAATTTGAAATTATGACCTATACTGATGCGATAAAAGCACTTGAGGCGAGTGACCAAAAATTTGAATTTCCAGTTAGCTGGGGGCTGGATCTGCAATCAGAGCATGAACGTTACCTGGCTGAAGTGCTTTGCAAAAAGCCTGTCATTGTGACAAATTACCCGCAAGAAATTAAGGGGTTTTACATGCGTCTTAATGACGATGGGAAAACGGTAGCCGCCATGGACGTTTTAGCTCCAGGCATCGGAGAGATTATCGGCGGCAGCCAACGCGAAGAGCGCTTGGAAATACTGGATAGACGCATGGACGAATGCAACCTGAATAAAGAACATTACCAATGGTATAGAGACTTGCGTCGTTATGGCACTGTTCCTCATGCCGGGTTTGGCTTGGGCTTTGAACGCCTTATCAGCTATGTTACAGGAGTATCCAATGTGCGAGATGTGATACCTTTCCCTCGCACACCAGGCCATGCCGATTATTAA
- a CDS encoding pirin family protein encodes MSLYRELENIYKAGPTHMVGDGFRVINFIPGDSDLAKRLNPFVLLDYNPSFYFPPTDSPLGVGPHPHRGFETVTIAYKGAVAHHDSDGNHGIIEAGDVQWMTAGAGILHKEYHATHFAKQGGLLQMVQLWVNLPALYKNTPPAYQALTKQQMGLYHFSNQQGLLNIIAGNYDGVHGPAKTFTPINLFDIRLLAQSEAILELPSDHNVAILVLEGKITINQNQSAHENQLLVFSLSAGKIKINSEGKNAILLVLSAEPLLEPIAHHGPFVMNTREELQQAFIDFYEGKFGNLE; translated from the coding sequence ATGAGTTTATATCGAGAACTCGAAAATATTTATAAGGCAGGCCCTACTCATATGGTAGGGGATGGTTTTCGAGTCATTAATTTTATTCCCGGTGATAGTGATTTGGCTAAACGATTAAATCCTTTTGTTTTGTTGGATTATAATCCGTCATTTTATTTTCCCCCAACAGATAGTCCTCTTGGTGTAGGCCCACATCCACATCGTGGTTTTGAAACGGTTACTATTGCCTATAAAGGTGCGGTAGCTCATCATGATAGTGATGGAAATCACGGAATCATAGAAGCTGGAGATGTTCAATGGATGACAGCAGGGGCTGGAATCCTACATAAAGAATATCATGCAACACATTTTGCGAAACAAGGTGGTTTATTACAAATGGTACAATTATGGGTCAATTTACCAGCGCTCTATAAAAACACTCCTCCAGCTTATCAAGCATTAACCAAGCAACAAATGGGGCTGTATCATTTTTCAAATCAACAAGGTTTATTAAATATTATTGCTGGAAATTATGACGGAGTTCATGGCCCTGCCAAAACTTTTACACCAATTAATTTATTTGATATACGTTTACTTGCTCAGAGTGAGGCTATTTTAGAACTACCAAGTGATCATAATGTAGCTATCTTGGTGCTTGAAGGCAAAATTACTATTAACCAAAACCAGAGCGCACATGAGAATCAATTACTCGTTTTTTCACTGAGTGCAGGAAAAATCAAAATAAATAGTGAAGGGAAAAATGCTATTCTTTTGGTTCTGAGTGCAGAACCTTTGTTAGAACCTATAGCTCATCATGGACCTTTTGTTATGAATACTCGTGAAGAGCTTCAGCAAGCTTTTATCGATTTTTATGAAGGAAAGTTTGGTAATCTTGAATAA
- a CDS encoding LysR substrate-binding domain-containing protein — MLPDLNDLYFFYLVVEQRSFTKAGRSIGITKSKISRRISELESRLGVRLLHRSTRKLALTDIGQIFYQHCKAMVDEAQSAQEAIELVQSKPRGRIRVTCPALFAQSTFTDIITRFMQQYQEVTIVLNATDRPVDLFQEGFDVAIRFQANTFEDSTLVVRKLGLSFSSLIASPTYLNHHGTPQTPQDLVNHACFAKTRNEGMSQFLLTHNDGRQISVHFQPILESNEWLVLKQAALSHLGITMMPQEICRKEIDSGLLVPILTEWSLPKASLYIIYPSRRGLIPAIRSFIDFVAEELINNCTNIRLK; from the coding sequence ATGTTACCTGATCTCAATGATTTGTATTTTTTCTATCTGGTTGTGGAGCAAAGAAGCTTTACTAAAGCAGGGCGGAGTATAGGTATTACAAAATCAAAAATCAGTCGACGGATTAGTGAATTAGAGTCTCGTTTAGGGGTGAGGTTATTGCATCGCTCCACAAGAAAACTCGCGTTGACTGATATTGGACAAATTTTTTATCAACATTGCAAAGCTATGGTTGACGAGGCTCAATCTGCGCAAGAAGCAATTGAGTTAGTGCAGAGCAAACCACGAGGGCGTATTCGTGTCACCTGTCCTGCATTGTTTGCACAATCGACTTTTACCGATATTATTACCCGATTTATGCAACAATATCAGGAAGTGACTATTGTTTTAAATGCCACAGATCGCCCTGTGGATCTGTTCCAGGAAGGATTTGATGTCGCAATTCGTTTTCAAGCTAATACCTTTGAAGATTCAACTTTAGTCGTACGCAAACTGGGGCTTAGTTTTAGCTCGTTGATTGCTAGTCCCACTTATCTAAATCATCATGGAACCCCTCAAACACCACAAGATTTGGTCAATCATGCTTGTTTTGCTAAAACACGCAATGAAGGAATGAGCCAATTTTTATTAACTCATAACGATGGTCGTCAAATTTCTGTGCATTTTCAGCCAATTTTAGAAAGTAACGAATGGCTGGTTCTAAAACAAGCGGCATTATCACATCTTGGAATAACAATGATGCCTCAAGAAATTTGTCGCAAAGAAATTGATTCTGGGTTATTAGTTCCGATATTGACAGAATGGTCTTTGCCAAAGGCAAGCCTTTATATAATCTATCCCTCTCGTCGGGGTTTGATACCAGCCATACGATCTTTTATTGATTTTGTAGCCGAAGAATTAATTAATAATTGTACCAACATTAGGCTTAAGTAA
- a CDS encoding fumarylacetoacetate hydrolase family protein — protein sequence MKLASLKSTRSRDGELCIVNRLLTAAIRVPHIASTLQYALDHWDVVEPKLQLVYQQLNDNQIEDAFAFAPELCASPLPRAYQWADGSAYVNHVELVRKARGAEMPADFWTNPLMYQGGSDAFLGPRDPILVSSEAYGIDFESEVAVITDDVPMGIDHTNAAHHIKLLMLVNDVSLRNLIPEELAKGFGFFQSKPASSFSPVAITPDELGSYWDGQRVNLPLISHLNEQLFGQPNAGVDMTFSFPELIQHAAKTRFLTAGTIIGSGTVSNLDRSKGSSCIAEKRMLEMIEFGQAKTPFMRFGDRIRIEMLDGQGYSLFGSIDQIVTKYDKDSL from the coding sequence ATGAAACTCGCCAGTTTGAAATCAACTCGTTCCCGGGATGGAGAGCTTTGCATTGTCAACAGATTGCTGACCGCTGCAATACGCGTTCCTCATATCGCATCAACACTTCAATATGCCCTGGATCATTGGGATGTTGTTGAACCCAAATTACAACTGGTTTATCAACAGTTAAATGATAATCAAATCGAAGACGCCTTTGCGTTTGCTCCCGAGCTATGTGCCTCGCCATTACCCCGTGCTTATCAATGGGCCGATGGCAGTGCCTATGTAAACCATGTCGAATTGGTTCGTAAAGCCAGAGGAGCAGAAATGCCTGCTGATTTTTGGACCAATCCACTCATGTATCAAGGCGGATCTGATGCTTTTCTGGGGCCTCGTGATCCTATTTTGGTAAGCTCAGAAGCCTATGGAATTGACTTTGAATCCGAGGTGGCTGTTATCACTGATGATGTTCCCATGGGGATTGATCATACAAACGCTGCCCATCATATCAAACTGTTGATGTTGGTTAATGATGTCTCTCTACGCAATCTTATACCCGAGGAACTGGCAAAAGGGTTTGGGTTCTTCCAATCAAAACCTGCCAGCAGCTTCTCCCCGGTAGCGATAACCCCGGATGAGCTAGGTTCTTACTGGGATGGACAGCGTGTGAATTTGCCATTAATTAGCCATTTGAATGAACAGTTATTTGGTCAACCCAATGCCGGAGTTGATATGACCTTTTCTTTTCCAGAACTGATACAGCATGCGGCAAAAACAAGGTTTTTAACTGCAGGCACTATTATAGGTTCTGGAACAGTATCCAACCTCGACCGCAGCAAAGGCTCTTCTTGTATCGCTGAAAAGCGAATGCTGGAAATGATCGAATTCGGACAGGCAAAAACACCGTTTATGCGATTTGGTGACCGAATTCGCATAGAAATGCTCGATGGTCAAGGGTATTCCCTATTTGGCTCCATTGACCAAATAGTGACGAAATACGATAAGGACTCCTTATGA
- a CDS encoding lipoprotein-releasing ABC transporter permease subunit, giving the protein MYKPLALFIGLRYTRSRKKNHFVSFISLSSMLGIGMGVMVLITVLSVMNGFDQEIHRRFFGMAPEITITGPDERLSDWPEVVKKVETIPGIKAIAPYVGSQGLLTHEGQVLPIVLTGILPEKEQSVTHLNKKLLAGNMSNLKHFGIILGKGLADSLGVMIGDKVTIMIPQATVTPAGMIPRFKRFTVVGVFSAGTGFNFDTKLAFINIEDAQKLMQMDKNDVSGIKMKINNVYKAPELSYELSDLLGEGYQVGNWTQQFGAFFEAVKMEKTMMFMILLLIIAVAAFNLVSSLVMVVNDKQAEIAILRTIGATPSTILWVFIVQGMMVGLVGTILGLLGGLVLANNATEIVNALQSFFQVKVLSSSIYFVDYLPSKIMFRDLWQVCAMALLMSFAATIYPAWRASKTVIAEALHYE; this is encoded by the coding sequence ATGTATAAACCATTGGCTCTGTTTATCGGATTACGTTATACGCGTTCACGTAAGAAAAATCACTTTGTTTCCTTTATTTCCTTAAGTTCCATGTTGGGTATAGGCATGGGAGTGATGGTTTTAATCACTGTTTTATCAGTGATGAATGGTTTTGATCAGGAAATTCATCGTCGTTTTTTTGGGATGGCGCCTGAAATCACCATAACAGGTCCTGATGAGCGATTAAGTGATTGGCCTGAAGTGGTTAAAAAGGTTGAAACAATTCCTGGAATAAAGGCAATTGCGCCTTATGTTGGAAGTCAAGGATTATTAACTCATGAAGGCCAGGTTTTGCCTATCGTTCTAACCGGTATTTTGCCAGAGAAAGAACAATCAGTAACTCATCTCAATAAGAAACTACTGGCAGGTAATATGAGTAATCTGAAACATTTTGGGATTATTCTCGGAAAAGGTCTTGCGGACAGCCTTGGAGTGATGATTGGGGATAAGGTTACGATAATGATCCCGCAAGCAACAGTAACTCCTGCCGGTATGATCCCTCGATTCAAGCGCTTTACCGTTGTAGGTGTTTTTTCTGCTGGTACAGGATTTAATTTCGATACTAAATTGGCATTTATTAATATCGAAGATGCTCAAAAATTAATGCAAATGGATAAGAATGACGTTTCAGGTATAAAAATGAAAATTAATAATGTATACAAAGCACCTGAATTGTCTTATGAATTATCCGATCTTTTGGGAGAAGGATATCAAGTAGGCAATTGGACCCAACAATTTGGAGCTTTTTTTGAAGCAGTTAAAATGGAAAAAACGATGATGTTTATGATTTTATTGCTTATTATTGCTGTGGCTGCTTTTAATTTGGTGTCCTCTCTGGTAATGGTAGTCAATGACAAACAAGCTGAAATTGCCATTTTAAGAACTATTGGCGCTACTCCTTCTACCATTTTATGGGTTTTTATTGTACAGGGAATGATGGTTGGTCTGGTTGGTACAATTCTCGGGCTGTTAGGAGGTTTAGTGTTGGCCAATAATGCAACGGAGATAGTTAATGCATTGCAGTCCTTTTTCCAGGTGAAGGTGTTGTCTTCAAGCATCTATTTTGTTGATTACTTGCCTTCTAAAATTATGTTTCGTGATCTGTGGCAAGTTTGTGCTATGGCATTATTAATGAGTTTTGCTGCAACTATTTATCCTGCCTGGCGAGCATCAAAGACAGTCATCGCGGAGGCTTTGCATTATGAATGA
- the maiA gene encoding maleylacetoacetate isomerase produces MILYDYFRSTACYRVRIALNLKKIAYEKIEVHLVNNGGEQHSLQYHQINPQELVPSLDINGQILSQSMAIIDYLEEIHPEMPLLPKDPFMKATLKSMALIVACDMHPLNNLRVLNRLKEQFNANEEQVLEWYHHWLKTGFDAFEEKLGALERDKPVCFGSEVGLADVCLIPQVYNAHRFHFDMASYPIINEINEYCLTLPAFHDAAPEAISS; encoded by the coding sequence ATGATTTTGTATGATTATTTCCGCTCTACCGCATGCTATCGAGTAAGAATCGCTCTTAATTTAAAAAAAATTGCTTACGAAAAAATTGAAGTGCATCTGGTTAATAATGGTGGCGAGCAGCATAGCCTTCAGTATCATCAAATTAACCCTCAAGAACTTGTTCCTAGCCTTGACATCAATGGACAAATCCTGAGCCAATCAATGGCAATCATTGATTATTTGGAAGAAATCCATCCGGAAATGCCTTTGCTTCCTAAAGATCCTTTTATGAAAGCAACCCTAAAATCAATGGCTTTAATTGTTGCTTGTGATATGCACCCTCTTAATAATTTAAGAGTACTAAATCGCTTAAAAGAGCAATTTAATGCCAATGAAGAACAGGTACTGGAATGGTATCACCATTGGCTAAAAACAGGATTTGATGCTTTTGAGGAAAAACTTGGAGCTTTGGAGCGCGACAAGCCAGTCTGCTTTGGAAGTGAGGTTGGTCTGGCCGATGTCTGTTTGATCCCCCAAGTTTATAATGCTCACCGATTTCATTTTGATATGGCGAGTTACCCAATAATCAATGAAATTAATGAGTATTGTTTAACCCTACCGGCATTCCATGATGCAGCACCAGAAGCCATTTCATCTTAA
- the pgsA gene encoding CDP-diacylglycerol--glycerol-3-phosphate 3-phosphatidyltransferase, whose product MSTLTSLPNILTLMRISIIPVFIMVFYFPFKWAHPTAAVLFAIASITDWLDGYLARKLEMMSHFGAFLDPVADKLLVSTSLLLLVGAKDIDYITIPAIVIVGREIVISALREWMAEVGRRASVAVGYIGKVKTSLQMIALVLLLAFNPLVSWWGSLGFVLLYVSAILTIWSMVIYLAIAWPELMKKS is encoded by the coding sequence GTGAGTACGTTAACCAGTTTGCCTAATATATTAACCTTAATGCGGATTTCGATCATTCCAGTATTTATTATGGTATTTTATTTTCCTTTCAAATGGGCTCATCCTACCGCTGCGGTTCTTTTTGCTATTGCAAGCATTACTGATTGGTTAGACGGTTATTTGGCGCGCAAACTTGAAATGATGTCTCATTTTGGAGCTTTTCTTGATCCCGTCGCCGATAAATTATTGGTATCGACAAGCTTGTTATTGTTAGTTGGAGCGAAAGATATAGATTATATCACTATACCTGCAATCGTAATCGTTGGACGAGAAATCGTGATTTCAGCTTTGCGCGAGTGGATGGCTGAAGTTGGACGTCGTGCTAGTGTTGCCGTTGGGTATATAGGGAAAGTTAAAACTTCTTTGCAAATGATCGCTTTGGTATTATTGCTGGCATTTAATCCCCTTGTTTCTTGGTGGGGGAGCTTAGGGTTTGTTCTTCTTTATGTGTCTGCTATTTTGACGATTTGGTCCATGGTGATTTATTTGGCTATTGCTTGGCCAGAGTTAATGAAAAAAAGTTAA
- a CDS encoding FMN-dependent NADH-azoreductase, whose translation MKLLAIDSSILTNTSVSRQLTRSFVSRWQKIYPETEVVYRDLHAQPINHLSQKILAANSVPSTQISAEIREEMNLSMQLISELLSASVLVIGAPMYNFSIPSQLKSWIDRIVIAGKTFKYVDGKVQGLATGKRAYILSSRGGFYNAEPALNLDHQERYLTSILNFIGISDITFIRAEGVNVGEEIRTQSLHQAEAKIQQLLQFQMA comes from the coding sequence ATGAAATTATTAGCTATTGACTCAAGTATATTAACTAATACCTCTGTTTCACGGCAGCTAACCCGAAGTTTTGTTAGTCGATGGCAAAAGATTTATCCTGAAACGGAAGTAGTTTATCGTGATTTACACGCCCAACCTATTAACCATTTATCGCAAAAAATTTTAGCTGCCAATTCGGTACCATCTACACAAATATCTGCTGAAATTAGGGAGGAAATGAATTTATCAATGCAATTAATCTCAGAATTATTAAGTGCTTCTGTACTAGTTATCGGAGCCCCTATGTATAATTTTTCAATACCCTCTCAATTAAAATCCTGGATTGATCGCATTGTTATTGCGGGAAAAACTTTTAAATATGTGGATGGTAAGGTACAAGGATTAGCAACAGGAAAAAGGGCTTATATATTATCAAGCCGTGGTGGTTTTTATAATGCGGAACCTGCGCTAAATCTTGATCATCAGGAGCGTTATTTAACTTCAATTTTAAATTTTATTGGCATATCTGATATTACCTTTATCCGAGCAGAAGGAGTGAATGTTGGAGAAGAGATTCGCACTCAATCCTTACATCAAGCAGAAGCAAAGATACAACAGTTATTACAGTTTCAAATGGCATAA